The Rhodothermales bacterium nucleotide sequence TGGCGACGAACGCGATCCGCAGCGGAGCGAGGATCTCATCGGCCATCGGCTGAACCTGACCGCTCTTCGTGAGGAAGATTGCGACCGCGCCGAGAATTACGATGCCGCCGAGCATCGCCACGCGGACGATCGCCAGCATGGTCGACTTGTCCTGTCCTTTGGTGTTGTTCATTTTCGTGGCTCGAGGGTTGTGATCGACCAAAAGTATGGAATCCCGGAACATTCCGTAGCGGTTTGCGGACCCTTGAACTTCCGAGCGCGTCGAATGCGTCCGATCATCGAATCCACATCCTATGAAACCCGAGAAGAAGAAGAACACGCTCAAATGGTCCGTCGTCGCACGCGAGGCACGCGAGCTCATGTGGGCGCAGCGCGGTCGGCTCGGCATCGGATTGATCCTTATGGTCGTCAATCGCCTGGCGGGCCTCGTGCTGCCTGCCAGTTCGAAATACCTCATCGACGAGGTACTGGCCAAATCGAACGTGGATATGCTGGTTCCGCTGGCGCTCGCCGTGGGTGCGGCCACCGTTGTACAGGCGGGGACGACGTTTTCGCTATCGCAGCTCATCAGCGTGGCCGCGCAGCGCGTCATCATGAACATGCGGCGGCAGTTGCAGGATCAGATCACGCGGCTGCCGATCCGATTCTTCGACAACTCGAAGTCGGGCGAGCTGATTTCACGGATCATGACGGACCCGGAAGGGATCCGGAATCTCGTCGGTACAGGCATAATCCAGCTCGTTGGTGGAGTGTTCACGGCCATTCTGGCGCTTGTTGTGCTCTTCTGGCTGAACTGGCAGCTGACATCGATCATTCTGATCGTCCTCGCCGCCTTTGGCGCCGTGATGGCGATCGCTTTTAATCGGCTGCGGCCCATCTTCCGAGCGCGCCGCGAGATCAACGCAGATGTCACGGCCCGGCTGAACGAAACGCTCGGAGGCATTCGAATCGTGAAGGCCTACGCGGCGGAAGGCCGGGAGCAGTCGGCGTTTTCAGAAGGTATAGAACGATTGTTCAGAAACATCGCGCAGTCGATTACGGGCGTTTCGGCGGTCACGGCGTTTGGCTCAGTTGTCATCGGTGTGGTTGGCGTCATCATGATTGTCAGCGGCGGGCGGGCGATTCTGGCCGAGACCATGACGCTCGGTGACTTCATCATGTACATCTTCTTCACCGGGCTGATGGCCGCTCCGATCATCCAGATGGCGTCGATCGGGACCCAGATCTCGGAGGCGTTTGCCGGATTGGACAGGATCCGCGAGGTCTTCGCCATGGAAACGGAAGACGCCCAGGACGAACGACGCGAAGTGCTTGGCGACGTAGGAGCGACGGTCTCGTTCC carries:
- a CDS encoding ABC transporter ATP-binding protein translates to MKPEKKKNTLKWSVVAREARELMWAQRGRLGIGLILMVVNRLAGLVLPASSKYLIDEVLAKSNVDMLVPLALAVGAATVVQAGTTFSLSQLISVAAQRVIMNMRRQLQDQITRLPIRFFDNSKSGELISRIMTDPEGIRNLVGTGIIQLVGGVFTAILALVVLFWLNWQLTSIILIVLAAFGAVMAIAFNRLRPIFRARREINADVTARLNETLGGIRIVKAYAAEGREQSAFSEGIERLFRNIAQSITGVSAVTAFGSVVIGVVGVIMIVSGGRAILAETMTLGDFIMYIFFTGLMAAPIIQMASIGTQISEAFAGLDRIREVFAMETEDAQDERREVLGDVGATVSFQDVTFAYEEGQPVLKGVSFDAPAGTATALVGSSGSGKSTLVSLVMAFNQPQEGQILLDGRDLDNIRVGEYRKMLGVVMQDNFLFDGSVADNIRFPRPDATREEVELVGRIAHCEEFVSTFPDGYDTIVGERGVKLSGGQRQRVAIARAILADPQILILDEATSSLDTESEALIQEGLQRLREGRTTFVIAHRLSTIRSADQILVLEDGTIVERGTHEELMLVGGRYRELHDRQYDWETNRFVNPGEDY